The following are encoded together in the Pelosinus sp. IPA-1 genome:
- a CDS encoding 5'-nucleotidase C-terminal domain-containing protein — translation MKHVSFCRKWMMTAVLMFTMLFISGQAMAEGMGGKQDVVQLQILSINDFHGALTESGKNPGAAKLVAYIEKVRDQNPEGSIVVSAGDMFQGSPDSNLLYGKTVVDVMNYARFNAMTLGNHEFDWGIDVLKQRIQQSAFPYICANVIDKRTGKPADFVKPYTVLERKGVKIGIIGIATPETAYKTNPKMIENYAFADPVTTVRTLVPELKKQGVQIIIALTHLGSEMDNQGNLHGDAVQLAQEVDGLDAVISGHSHQEVFGQVHNVPVVQAYYNGRAVGKIDITYNKRTRKVETAVASVTTLSSMDQLPDQQVKAMIEDSQKEIAPVKNIVVGHTLNALSHDRNELAQTTLGQWVTDTLRQTAGADIAFQNTGGLRTGIMSGDITMGNLYEVMPFDNTLFTVEMTGAQIMQVLEYGIGNKKIGMLQYSGLKIAYETLSPAGLRIAAVMATDGTLLQSEKKYKVVINDFMAVGGDGFTMFREGTNLYDTGIPIRDIIAEALRKQQIIDFSPDDRWQAVPAGELLDAA, via the coding sequence ATGAAGCATGTATCTTTTTGCAGGAAATGGATGATGACGGCTGTTTTGATGTTCACTATGCTGTTTATCTCAGGGCAGGCGATGGCCGAGGGTATGGGCGGGAAGCAGGATGTTGTTCAATTACAAATTCTAAGTATCAATGATTTTCATGGTGCATTAACGGAAAGCGGTAAGAATCCGGGAGCCGCTAAACTGGTAGCCTATATTGAAAAAGTGAGAGACCAGAATCCGGAGGGAAGTATAGTCGTCAGTGCCGGAGATATGTTTCAGGGCAGCCCTGATTCCAACCTTCTGTATGGGAAAACAGTGGTTGATGTAATGAACTATGCTCGATTTAATGCAATGACCCTTGGAAATCATGAATTTGACTGGGGAATTGATGTGTTAAAACAGCGTATTCAACAATCAGCTTTTCCGTATATTTGTGCCAATGTAATTGATAAGCGAACAGGGAAGCCGGCTGATTTTGTAAAACCCTATACTGTGTTAGAACGGAAAGGAGTAAAAATCGGTATAATCGGTATCGCTACACCGGAAACGGCTTATAAAACCAATCCGAAAATGATAGAAAATTACGCCTTTGCAGATCCTGTTACAACAGTCAGAACGTTAGTTCCTGAATTAAAAAAGCAGGGTGTACAAATCATCATAGCGTTGACTCATCTTGGTAGCGAAATGGATAACCAGGGAAATCTTCATGGAGACGCCGTTCAGCTGGCCCAGGAGGTCGATGGATTGGATGCCGTTATCTCAGGGCATTCCCATCAGGAGGTATTTGGTCAAGTACATAATGTGCCAGTGGTGCAAGCCTATTATAATGGTCGGGCAGTAGGAAAGATTGATATTACCTATAATAAGAGAACCAGAAAGGTTGAAACTGCAGTTGCCAGTGTTACAACCCTTTCTTCTATGGATCAGCTGCCGGATCAACAAGTCAAAGCAATGATTGAGGATTCACAAAAGGAAATAGCACCCGTTAAAAATATTGTGGTAGGTCATACTCTCAATGCCTTGTCCCATGACCGCAATGAACTGGCCCAAACGACTTTGGGCCAGTGGGTAACGGATACGTTAAGACAGACGGCAGGCGCGGATATTGCTTTTCAAAATACGGGAGGACTGCGTACCGGGATTATGTCCGGAGACATTACCATGGGTAATCTTTATGAGGTTATGCCCTTTGACAATACATTGTTCACGGTAGAGATGACCGGTGCACAGATTATGCAAGTCCTTGAATACGGCATCGGCAATAAAAAAATAGGCATGTTGCAGTATTCGGGTTTAAAAATAGCCTATGAAACCCTTTCTCCGGCAGGGTTACGTATTGCCGCTGTGATGGCAACAGATGGTACTTTGCTGCAATCCGAGAAAAAATACAAAGTTGTCATCAATGATTTCATGGCCGTTGGCGGTGATGGATTTACCATGTTCCGGGAAGGGACGAATCTGTATGATACGGGTATTCCTATTAGGGATATTATCGCAGAAGCTCTACGCAAGCAGCAAATCATTGACTTTTCGCCAGATGATCGATGGCAGGCGGTGCCTGCTGGTGAGCTTCTGGATGCTGCCTGA
- a CDS encoding ABC transporter substrate-binding protein — protein sequence MIGKKQMLKKNWIVSFLVLSLMILIGGCSSSEKPATQDQTSAKGTAKLGVVSYLTGAGAAYGESIRQGLELSRDEINANGKVKLELIFEDSKGEKNEAINAVNKLIHKDNVLGIIGPTLSGEMFAVGPIVNQEGIPIMGTSLTVEGITEIGDYVFRNSLPEFAAIPQSVKKAKEKYNLKKVAVMYSDNNDLGVAGFKIFEKALKENGIEMIAVETFQDKNTDFSAQLTKIATLNPDAVVVAGLYQEGALILKKAREIGITVPIIGNNGFNSPQLIKSAGSAANGAVVASPWFPGKDDAKVKNFIAAYKAKYNKEPDQFAAQAYDALQIMAIAIEKSGSVTDSKKLRDTLATIKDYSGVTGKFSFDEKRNPAMDVTVLVVKDGQFTELK from the coding sequence ATGATAGGGAAAAAACAAATGTTGAAAAAGAATTGGATCGTGAGCTTTCTAGTACTTTCATTGATGATTCTAATTGGAGGTTGTAGCAGCAGTGAAAAGCCAGCCACCCAAGACCAGACTTCTGCCAAAGGTACTGCAAAGCTAGGAGTTGTTTCTTACCTCACAGGAGCTGGCGCGGCATATGGTGAATCCATTCGCCAAGGTTTAGAGTTATCGAGAGATGAAATCAACGCCAATGGGAAAGTGAAACTAGAGCTTATTTTTGAAGATTCTAAGGGTGAAAAAAATGAAGCTATTAATGCGGTAAATAAGCTAATTCATAAAGACAATGTATTAGGAATAATTGGCCCAACACTCAGCGGTGAAATGTTTGCCGTTGGTCCTATTGTCAATCAAGAAGGGATACCTATCATGGGGACCTCATTGACAGTAGAAGGAATTACGGAAATTGGTGATTATGTTTTCCGTAATTCTTTACCAGAGTTCGCAGCCATACCTCAATCGGTGAAAAAAGCCAAAGAAAAATATAATCTGAAAAAAGTAGCTGTGATGTATTCCGATAATAACGATTTAGGAGTTGCAGGTTTTAAGATTTTTGAAAAAGCATTGAAGGAAAATGGAATTGAAATGATTGCCGTAGAGACTTTCCAAGATAAAAATACGGACTTCTCTGCTCAGTTGACCAAAATAGCTACTCTTAATCCTGATGCCGTGGTAGTCGCTGGACTGTACCAAGAAGGAGCCCTAATTCTTAAAAAAGCACGGGAAATTGGGATCACAGTTCCCATTATCGGCAACAATGGGTTTAATTCACCTCAGCTTATCAAATCCGCTGGCAGTGCAGCAAATGGTGCTGTCGTAGCTAGCCCTTGGTTCCCTGGAAAAGATGATGCAAAGGTTAAGAATTTTATTGCGGCTTACAAAGCGAAATATAACAAAGAACCTGACCAGTTTGCCGCACAGGCATATGATGCATTGCAAATCATGGCAATTGCAATTGAAAAATCAGGATCTGTAACGGACTCCAAAAAATTGCGAGATACGTTAGCTACGATAAAAGATTATTCTGGCGTGACGGGTAAGTTTTCTTTTGACGAAAAACGTAATCCAGCCATGGATGTTACTGTACTCGTCGTAAAAGATGGTCAGTTCACGGAATTAAAATAA
- a CDS encoding class I SAM-dependent methyltransferase: protein MTDPRIYWNKQYIASDNKRVTYDLWLDKYEHILNASKDTSIIDLGCGLGNDTMYLYERHYKIISCDYSEEALKKLEFFMDDPVTKLFDMKGGLPFESESAKVIIADLSLHYFSWTETKEILNEIKRVLKEDGFLLLRVNSVKDTNYGAGKGITIEKNYYNIDGNLKRFFDKEQLETLFIDWNVEYINEYEMNRYTNSKMLWELAVKKVNG, encoded by the coding sequence ATGACTGACCCAAGGATATATTGGAATAAACAGTACATAGCCAGCGACAATAAAAGAGTTACATATGACTTATGGCTGGATAAATATGAACATATCTTAAATGCTTCAAAAGACACTTCTATAATTGATCTAGGCTGTGGGCTTGGGAATGATACGATGTACTTGTATGAACGCCATTACAAGATTATTTCCTGCGACTATTCGGAGGAAGCTTTAAAAAAGCTAGAATTTTTTATGGATGATCCGGTTACAAAACTTTTTGATATGAAGGGTGGATTACCTTTTGAAAGTGAAAGTGCGAAAGTCATTATTGCGGATCTGTCATTACATTATTTCTCCTGGACTGAAACTAAAGAAATATTGAATGAAATAAAAAGAGTTTTAAAAGAAGATGGTTTTTTGTTATTAAGAGTTAACTCAGTTAAAGATACTAACTATGGAGCAGGGAAAGGTATTACGATAGAAAAGAATTACTATAATATTGATGGAAACTTAAAAAGATTTTTTGATAAGGAGCAATTAGAAACACTTTTTATAGATTGGAATGTTGAATATATAAATGAATATGAAATGAACCGATATACAAATAGTAAAATGCTTTGGGAGCTGGCTGTGAAAAAGGTGAATGGTTAA
- a CDS encoding branched-chain amino acid ABC transporter permease, which translates to MFWQQMVNGVTLGSTYALIALGYTLIFGVLNIVNMAHGEIFMFGAFIGLILATKFNIGIFGALLGAMVAGAGLGYLMERLALRPLRRRKVSELAPLISTIGVSIFLESLALRLFGPEAQSFPPVYSTQIFEIGGLKISAVQILILAISFGLMLVLRFWLSKTQLGKSIRATAENIETANLLGVDTQKIIVFTVMLASALGGGAGVLVGLAFNAIEPTMGITMGFKGLAVLILGGLGNITGAMVGGLLLGVAEVFSVAYGVSSYRDAVAFGFIIVLLFIRPQGLFGSQEQQGGR; encoded by the coding sequence TTGTTTTGGCAGCAAATGGTTAACGGCGTCACGCTAGGCAGTACCTATGCTTTGATTGCTTTAGGATATACTTTGATCTTCGGTGTACTGAATATCGTTAATATGGCTCATGGTGAAATCTTTATGTTTGGGGCCTTTATTGGCTTGATTCTAGCTACCAAATTCAATATTGGTATTTTTGGTGCCTTATTGGGAGCTATGGTAGCTGGAGCTGGGCTGGGATACTTAATGGAGCGTCTGGCACTTAGGCCACTCCGGCGCCGCAAAGTGTCAGAACTGGCTCCACTTATTAGCACAATTGGGGTATCTATTTTCTTAGAGAGTTTGGCACTTCGCCTGTTTGGCCCTGAGGCCCAATCTTTTCCCCCAGTTTATTCCACTCAAATTTTTGAGATAGGCGGACTTAAAATCTCCGCAGTACAAATACTAATTTTAGCCATTTCCTTTGGTTTGATGTTAGTACTACGTTTCTGGTTGTCAAAGACGCAACTAGGCAAGTCAATTCGTGCTACAGCGGAAAATATTGAAACGGCAAATCTGTTAGGTGTTGATACACAAAAAATTATTGTGTTTACGGTAATGCTGGCATCCGCTTTGGGAGGCGGCGCAGGCGTGCTTGTCGGTTTGGCATTTAATGCTATCGAACCAACCATGGGAATTACTATGGGGTTTAAAGGGCTGGCAGTATTGATTCTAGGAGGGTTAGGCAACATTACTGGAGCCATGGTTGGCGGATTACTACTCGGTGTGGCTGAAGTATTCAGTGTGGCTTATGGCGTCTCTTCTTACCGAGATGCAGTAGCTTTTGGATTCATTATTGTGTTGCTATTTATACGTCCCCAAGGGCTTTTTGGCAGCCAAGAGCAGCAAGGAGGACGATAG
- a CDS encoding NAD(P)H-dependent glycerol-3-phosphate dehydrogenase, with the protein MKVTVLGCGRWGTFLAWYANRVGHQVMLWGRENSKNYLKLKESRMNDYLTLPQDIQLSNSLEAAVSFGEIIIISISAQELRSFAHNISLQQELGNKIFILCMKGIEANSGKRLSQVFSEEMGGSQNIAIWVGPGHVQDFVKEIPNCMVIGSDDIEVTKKIVAEFNSSLIRFYYGQDLIGNEIGAAAKNVIGLAAGMLDGLCYSSLKGALMSRGTREISRLVRAMGGNDATIYGLSHLGDYEATLFSLHSNNRRFGQAFVSGEKFNKLAEGVSTLEAVRHLAQKYEVELPICDALYEIIFENADPKEKLLDLFLRPIKFEF; encoded by the coding sequence GTGAAGGTTACTGTATTAGGATGCGGCCGTTGGGGAACCTTTTTAGCTTGGTATGCGAATCGAGTTGGGCATCAGGTAATGTTATGGGGCAGAGAAAATTCCAAGAATTATTTAAAACTAAAAGAATCTAGAATGAACGATTATCTAACATTACCACAAGATATCCAGTTAAGTAATTCATTAGAAGCAGCAGTATCTTTTGGTGAGATCATTATTATTTCAATTAGCGCTCAGGAGTTACGCTCATTTGCACATAACATAAGCTTACAGCAAGAGTTGGGAAATAAAATATTCATTTTATGCATGAAAGGCATCGAAGCCAACAGTGGCAAAAGGTTATCGCAAGTATTTAGTGAGGAAATGGGAGGAAGTCAAAACATTGCCATTTGGGTAGGTCCGGGGCATGTACAGGATTTTGTTAAGGAAATACCTAATTGTATGGTGATCGGTTCTGATGACATTGAGGTAACAAAAAAAATAGTGGCAGAATTCAACAGTTCCTTAATACGGTTCTATTATGGGCAAGATCTAATTGGAAATGAGATTGGGGCTGCTGCGAAAAATGTGATAGGACTAGCGGCAGGAATGTTAGATGGGTTATGCTATAGCAGTTTGAAAGGTGCACTCATGTCACGAGGCACAAGAGAAATATCACGTCTTGTGAGAGCCATGGGCGGTAATGATGCAACGATCTACGGATTAAGTCATTTGGGAGATTATGAGGCAACACTCTTTTCTTTGCATAGCAACAATCGAAGATTTGGGCAAGCTTTTGTAAGTGGTGAAAAATTTAATAAATTAGCGGAAGGTGTTTCTACACTAGAAGCAGTAAGGCATTTAGCACAGAAATATGAAGTAGAACTTCCGATTTGTGATGCTCTCTACGAAATTATCTTTGAGAATGCAGATCCAAAAGAAAAACTGCTGGATTTGTTTTTGAGGCCGATTAAGTTTGAGTTTTAA
- a CDS encoding C39 family peptidase has protein sequence MKIRLYLLLTYIFLGISFGGANMAFAESNVIPYPSGYDLTSEGASSYNGVGNVKDSPYYKAVDFYNMKSTDTLTILPNYKTYQQTTEITCGPAAALTVLYYSGNTKWDELKIAKIMGTKKAIGTDTSGMVTFFKSIGWDVKSSLTTAKKDGTTFSSVTDFKEFVTSNLKNNTPIMVENIDWGGHWRVIIGYDTMGTETVADDVLILADSYDTADHFQDGYVVNPVEKFYYMWFDAHMLPKGQKTQQWLTVKAPQS, from the coding sequence GTGAAGATACGATTGTATTTATTACTTACTTACATTTTTTTAGGAATTAGTTTTGGTGGGGCGAATATGGCTTTTGCAGAAAGTAATGTGATCCCTTATCCTTCTGGCTATGATCTTACCAGTGAGGGTGCATCTTCCTATAACGGTGTGGGTAATGTTAAAGACTCTCCCTATTACAAAGCCGTCGATTTTTACAATATGAAGTCAACTGATACATTAACAATCTTACCCAATTATAAAACCTATCAGCAAACAACAGAAATCACTTGCGGTCCCGCAGCCGCTTTAACAGTGCTGTATTATTCAGGGAACACAAAATGGGATGAGCTTAAGATCGCTAAAATAATGGGAACAAAAAAGGCAATCGGTACGGATACGAGTGGGATGGTTACATTCTTCAAGTCCATTGGTTGGGATGTTAAATCCAGTCTAACTACAGCTAAGAAAGATGGTACGACTTTTTCAAGCGTTACCGATTTTAAAGAATTTGTAACCTCGAACTTAAAAAATAATACTCCTATAATGGTGGAAAATATTGATTGGGGTGGACATTGGAGAGTCATTATCGGCTATGATACTATGGGAACAGAGACGGTGGCAGATGATGTCCTTATCTTAGCAGACTCTTATGATACTGCAGATCACTTCCAGGACGGCTACGTTGTTAATCCAGTAGAAAAATTCTACTACATGTGGTTTGACGCCCATATGCTGCCAAAAGGTCAAAAAACACAACAGTGGTTAACAGTCAAAGCTCCTCAATCCTAA